A single region of the Nocardioides aquaticus genome encodes:
- a CDS encoding methylmalonyl-CoA mutase family protein, whose protein sequence is MTSEGSAAGAVDGGLDDPQELEPEQGTLALAAEGDTSDRADWEAAAAAVLRKARRLADDDPDALVWERLTQRTLDGVDVTPLGTPEDLDGLVTSGRPQRTGEWDVRAHLRLAAGEEQEANETLLVDLEGGVTSLWLTLPDGADLVRLLDGVLLDLAPVVLDAPTAPVAAAAALLALAADRGVTVADGTNLGVTATAAEDDLVAVARLAHDHGLLGVVVDATDAHDRGASDAQELGRSLQLGARVLRVLTGAGLDVDQAASLVEHRLAATDEQLTTIAKLRAARRLWDRVLELSGASEQTRVAGQRQHVVTSRPMMSRYDPYVNILRTTVAAFSAGVGGAEAVTVLPFDSPLGRPGTLGRRVARNTSHLLVSESHVARVADPAGGAYAVERLTDDLAAAAWEVLGRLDAAADPDAELDALVSATAAERDEQVATRARPITGLTEFPAVDEELPQREPDGAWDGVRPWGHAFEALRDEPATGRVFLATLGPVASHTARATFATNLLTAGGIGVDAAGATDGVEALLEAYDGQPVACLAGADPVYADWGAAAVTALREAGATRVVVAGRPRDLGVDDSCAVGVDALAFLTRTREVLA, encoded by the coding sequence ATGACCTCCGAGGGCAGCGCCGCGGGAGCGGTGGACGGCGGGCTCGACGACCCGCAGGAGCTCGAGCCGGAGCAGGGGACCCTGGCGCTGGCCGCCGAGGGCGACACCTCCGACCGTGCCGACTGGGAGGCCGCCGCGGCGGCCGTGCTGCGCAAGGCGCGGCGGCTGGCCGACGACGACCCCGACGCGCTGGTCTGGGAGCGCCTCACGCAGCGCACCCTGGACGGCGTCGACGTCACCCCGCTCGGCACGCCGGAGGACCTCGACGGGCTCGTCACCTCCGGGCGGCCGCAGCGGACGGGGGAGTGGGACGTCCGCGCCCACCTGCGCCTCGCGGCCGGCGAGGAGCAGGAGGCCAACGAGACGCTGCTGGTCGACCTCGAGGGCGGCGTCACCTCCCTGTGGCTGACCCTGCCCGACGGCGCCGACCTCGTGCGGCTGCTCGACGGCGTGCTGCTCGACCTGGCCCCGGTCGTCCTCGACGCGCCGACCGCCCCGGTGGCCGCCGCCGCGGCGCTGCTTGCGCTCGCCGCCGACCGCGGCGTCACCGTGGCCGACGGCACCAACCTCGGCGTCACCGCCACCGCCGCCGAGGACGACCTCGTCGCGGTCGCCCGGCTGGCCCACGACCACGGGCTGCTCGGCGTGGTCGTCGACGCGACCGACGCCCACGACCGCGGGGCCTCGGACGCCCAGGAGCTCGGCCGGTCGCTCCAGCTCGGCGCCCGGGTGCTGCGGGTGCTCACCGGCGCCGGCCTCGACGTCGACCAGGCCGCCTCGCTCGTGGAGCACCGGCTCGCCGCCACCGACGAGCAGCTGACCACCATCGCCAAGCTCCGGGCCGCCCGCCGCCTGTGGGACCGCGTCCTGGAGCTCAGCGGCGCCTCCGAGCAGACCCGGGTCGCGGGCCAGCGCCAGCACGTCGTGACGAGCCGGCCGATGATGAGCCGCTACGACCCGTACGTGAACATCCTGCGCACCACCGTCGCCGCCTTCTCGGCCGGGGTCGGCGGGGCCGAGGCCGTCACCGTGCTGCCCTTCGACAGCCCGCTGGGTCGCCCCGGGACGCTGGGGCGTCGGGTCGCGCGCAACACCAGCCACCTGCTCGTCTCGGAGAGCCACGTCGCCCGGGTCGCCGACCCGGCCGGTGGTGCGTACGCCGTCGAGCGCCTCACCGACGACCTGGCCGCGGCCGCCTGGGAGGTCCTCGGTCGCCTCGACGCCGCGGCCGACCCCGACGCCGAGCTGGACGCCCTCGTGTCGGCCACCGCCGCCGAGCGCGACGAGCAGGTCGCCACGAGGGCCCGCCCGATCACCGGCCTCACCGAGTTCCCCGCGGTCGACGAGGAGCTCCCGCAGCGGGAGCCCGACGGCGCGTGGGACGGCGTACGCCCCTGGGGCCACGCCTTCGAGGCCTTGCGCGACGAGCCGGCGACCGGCCGCGTCTTCCTGGCCACCCTCGGCCCGGTCGCCTCGCACACCGCGCGGGCGACCTTCGCCACCAACCTGCTCACCGCCGGCGGCATCGGCGTCGACGCCGCCGGCGCGACCGACGGCGTCGAGGCGCTGCTCGAGGCCTACGACGGCCAGCCGGTCGCCTGCCTGGCCGGCGCCGACCCCGTCTACGCCGACTGGGGCGCCGCCGCCGTGACCGCGCTCCGCGAGGCCGGCGCCACCCGCGTCGTGGTCGCGGGCAGGCCCCGCGACCTCGGGGTCGACGACTCCTGCGCCGTCGGCGTCGACGCGCTGGCCTTCCTCACCCGGACCAGAGAGGTGCTCGCATGA
- the scpA gene encoding methylmalonyl-CoA mutase yields the protein MSVPDSFAGLPLATTSGLETLAGARSTTDGAAAWTAPENIDVQPRYTAADVEGLDALGTWPGLSPFLRGPYPTMYTTQPWTVRQYAGFSTAEASNAFYRRNLAAGQKGLSVAFDLATHRGYDSDHPRVRGDVGMAGVAIDSIYDARQLFDGIPLDQMSVSMTMNGAVLPVMALYIAAAEEQGVKPAQLSGTIQNDILKEFMVRNTYIYPPAPSMRIISDIFRYTAEEMPRFNSISISGYHIQEAGATADLELAYTLADGVEYLRAGLDAGLDVDRFAPRLSFFWAIGMNFFMEVAKLRAARALWARLVREFEPQNPKSLSLRTHSQTSGWSLTAQDVFNNVGRTCLEAMAATQGHTQSLHTNALDEAIALPSDFSARIARNTQLLLQQESGTTGTIDPWAGSYYVERLTHDLAERAWAHITEAEQAGGMAAAIEQGIPKMRIEEAAARTQARIDSGRQKVIGVNTFRLAEEDQLDVLRVDNDDVYRQQIAKLERLREERHDDDVRRTLEALTNAADQGPENGSMDGNLLALAVDAARAKATVGEISDALEKVYGRHQATIRTISGVFRDESAGDGSGEGSTLVQQVLDATAEFDEAEGRRPRILVAKMGQDGHDRGQKVVVSAFADMGFDVDVGPLFSTPEEVAQQAVDADVHIVGVSSLAAGHLALLPALKEALSEQGRPDVMIVIGGVIPPDDVARLREMGAAAVFLPGTVIAESALDLLARLREQLGH from the coding sequence ATGAGCGTCCCCGACTCCTTCGCCGGCCTTCCCCTGGCCACGACCTCCGGTCTCGAGACGCTCGCCGGCGCTCGCTCCACGACCGACGGTGCCGCCGCCTGGACCGCGCCCGAGAACATCGACGTCCAGCCGCGCTACACCGCCGCCGACGTCGAGGGCCTCGACGCGCTGGGCACCTGGCCCGGGCTGAGCCCGTTCCTGCGCGGGCCCTACCCGACGATGTACACGACCCAGCCGTGGACGGTGCGCCAGTACGCCGGGTTCTCCACCGCCGAGGCGTCCAACGCGTTCTACCGGCGCAACCTGGCCGCCGGCCAGAAGGGCCTCTCGGTCGCCTTCGACCTGGCCACGCACCGCGGTTACGACTCCGACCACCCGCGCGTGCGCGGCGACGTCGGGATGGCCGGGGTGGCCATCGACTCGATCTACGACGCCCGCCAGCTCTTCGACGGCATCCCGCTGGACCAGATGTCGGTGTCGATGACGATGAACGGCGCCGTGCTGCCGGTGATGGCGCTCTACATCGCCGCGGCCGAGGAGCAGGGGGTGAAACCGGCCCAGCTCTCGGGGACCATCCAGAACGACATCCTCAAGGAGTTCATGGTCCGCAACACCTACATCTACCCGCCGGCGCCGAGCATGCGGATCATCTCGGACATCTTCCGCTACACCGCCGAGGAGATGCCGCGCTTCAACTCCATCTCGATCTCCGGCTACCACATCCAGGAGGCCGGGGCCACGGCCGACCTGGAGCTGGCGTACACGCTCGCCGACGGCGTGGAGTACCTCCGCGCCGGCCTGGACGCCGGCCTGGACGTCGACCGGTTCGCGCCCCGGCTGTCGTTCTTCTGGGCGATCGGGATGAACTTCTTCATGGAGGTCGCCAAGCTCCGCGCCGCGCGGGCGCTGTGGGCCCGCCTCGTGCGCGAGTTCGAGCCGCAGAACCCCAAGTCCCTGAGCCTGCGCACCCACTCGCAGACCTCCGGCTGGAGCCTGACGGCGCAGGACGTCTTCAACAACGTCGGCCGCACCTGCCTGGAGGCGATGGCCGCGACGCAGGGTCACACCCAGTCGCTGCACACCAACGCCCTGGACGAGGCGATCGCGCTGCCCAGCGACTTCTCGGCCCGGATCGCGCGCAACACCCAGCTGCTGCTCCAGCAGGAGTCCGGCACCACCGGGACGATCGACCCCTGGGCCGGCTCCTACTACGTCGAGCGCCTCACCCACGACCTCGCCGAGCGCGCCTGGGCCCACATCACCGAGGCCGAGCAGGCCGGTGGCATGGCCGCCGCGATCGAGCAGGGCATCCCGAAGATGCGCATCGAGGAGGCCGCCGCGCGCACCCAGGCCCGGATCGACTCCGGGCGCCAGAAGGTGATCGGCGTGAACACCTTCCGCCTGGCCGAGGAGGACCAGCTCGACGTGCTCCGCGTCGACAACGACGACGTCTACCGCCAGCAGATCGCCAAGCTGGAGCGGCTGCGCGAGGAGCGGCACGACGACGACGTGCGCCGCACGCTCGAGGCGCTCACCAACGCCGCCGACCAGGGGCCCGAGAACGGCTCGATGGACGGCAACCTGCTGGCCCTGGCCGTCGACGCCGCCCGGGCCAAGGCCACCGTGGGGGAGATCTCGGACGCCCTCGAGAAGGTGTACGGCCGGCACCAGGCGACCATCCGTACGATCAGCGGCGTGTTCCGCGACGAGTCGGCCGGCGACGGCTCCGGGGAGGGCTCGACGCTGGTCCAGCAGGTCCTCGACGCGACCGCCGAGTTCGACGAGGCCGAGGGCCGCCGCCCGCGGATCCTGGTGGCCAAGATGGGCCAGGACGGCCACGACCGCGGTCAGAAGGTCGTCGTCTCCGCCTTCGCCGACATGGGCTTCGACGTCGACGTGGGGCCGCTGTTCTCCACGCCGGAGGAGGTCGCCCAGCAGGCCGTCGACGCCGACGTGCACATCGTGGGCGTCTCCTCGCTGGCCGCCGGGCACCTCGCGCTGCTGCCGGCGCTCAAGGAGGCGCTGAGCGAGCAGGGCCGTCCCGACGTGATGATCGTGATCGGTGGCGTGATCCCGCCCGACGACGTCGCGCGCCTGCGCGAGATGGGCGCGGCCGCGGTCTTCCTGCCCGGCACCGTGATCGCCGAGTCGGCGCTCGACCTGCTGGCGCGCCTGCGCGAGCAGCTCGGGCACTGA
- the meaB gene encoding methylmalonyl Co-A mutase-associated GTPase MeaB: MRPQVDELVDGVLAGRRAQVSQAITLVESSRPAHREQARDLMTALTDREGAGVTSPAVRVGVSGVPGVGKSTFIEALGARLTAGGHRVGVLAVDPSSVRTGGSVLGDKTRMPHLAVNRDAYIRPSPAAGTLGGVARATVQAMAVLEAAAYDVVLVETVGVGQSEVTVAGMVDTFLFLTLARTGDQLQGIKKGILEIADVIAVNKADGDREGEARAAARELAGALRFVRGHGEWAPPVVTCSGLHDVGVDDLWERVHAHRDFLGADGLAAKRAGQQLDFTWALVRDELDQRLRHSAGVRAVRDEVRAEVLDGSLPATVAADRILAAYDEGVGARR, encoded by the coding sequence GTGAGGCCGCAGGTCGACGAGCTGGTCGACGGCGTCCTGGCGGGGCGCCGCGCCCAGGTGTCGCAGGCGATCACGCTGGTGGAGTCCTCGCGCCCCGCGCACCGTGAGCAGGCGCGGGACCTGATGACCGCGCTGACCGACCGCGAGGGCGCCGGGGTCACCAGCCCGGCGGTCCGGGTCGGCGTCTCCGGGGTGCCCGGCGTCGGCAAGTCCACCTTTATCGAGGCCCTCGGTGCCCGGCTCACCGCCGGCGGCCACCGCGTCGGGGTGCTGGCCGTCGACCCCTCCAGCGTCCGTACCGGCGGGTCGGTGCTGGGGGACAAGACCCGGATGCCGCACCTCGCGGTCAACCGCGACGCCTACATCCGGCCCTCGCCCGCGGCCGGGACGCTCGGCGGCGTCGCCCGGGCCACGGTCCAGGCGATGGCGGTGCTGGAGGCGGCGGCGTACGACGTGGTGCTCGTCGAGACGGTCGGCGTCGGCCAGTCCGAGGTGACCGTGGCCGGGATGGTCGACACGTTCCTCTTCCTCACCCTGGCCCGCACCGGGGACCAGCTGCAGGGCATCAAGAAGGGCATCCTGGAGATCGCCGACGTGATCGCGGTCAACAAGGCCGACGGCGACCGCGAGGGCGAGGCCCGGGCCGCGGCCCGCGAGCTGGCCGGTGCGCTGCGCTTCGTGCGCGGCCACGGCGAGTGGGCGCCGCCGGTGGTGACCTGCTCGGGGCTGCACGACGTCGGGGTCGACGACCTGTGGGAGCGCGTGCACGCCCACCGTGACTTCCTGGGCGCCGACGGGCTCGCCGCCAAGCGTGCCGGGCAGCAGCTGGACTTCACCTGGGCACTGGTGCGCGACGAGCTCGACCAGCGGCTGCGGCACTCCGCCGGGGTGCGCGCGGTGCGCGACGAGGTCCGCGCCGAGGTCCTCGACGGGAGCCTGCCGGCGACGGTCGCCGCAGACCGGATCCTGGCGGCGTACGACGAAGGGGTCGGCGCGCGGCGGTAA
- a CDS encoding amidohydrolase, translating into MPLPADPAHLAHLAHLVADVVHKYDDELRDLRRDLHAHPELSRHEQRTTSLVADRLARTGWQVRLLPGSGLVADLGAEGPVVALRADMDALPLEDVTTDPWASTVPGVAHACGHDVHTTALLGAALALDEVHARDLLPGRVRLFFQPAEEVMPGGALDLIGQGVLEDVEQVFALHCDPAVDLGQVGLRLGPLTSAADKVEVRLEGPGGHTSRPHLTGDLVFALAKVTTELPAVLSRRMDPRSGVSVVWGVVAAGSAPNVIPDRGRVSGTVRILDAEAWAGCEQIVRDAVRDVVAPYGVTAQVDYLRGVPPVVNDPRANHVLSAAVSDVLGEEGRVVAGQSMGGEDFGWYLDEVPGAMMRLGTRTPGGPTYDLHQGNLRVDERAVGVGARLMAQTALRAHLEGDPTLV; encoded by the coding sequence ATGCCGCTGCCCGCCGATCCGGCCCACCTCGCCCACCTCGCCCACCTCGTCGCGGACGTGGTCCACAAGTACGACGACGAGCTGCGCGACCTGCGCCGGGACCTGCACGCCCACCCGGAGCTCTCCCGGCACGAGCAGCGCACCACCTCCCTGGTCGCCGACCGGCTCGCCCGCACCGGGTGGCAGGTCCGGCTGCTGCCGGGCTCCGGCCTGGTCGCCGACCTCGGTGCCGAGGGCCCCGTCGTGGCGCTGCGCGCGGACATGGACGCCCTGCCCCTCGAGGACGTCACGACCGACCCGTGGGCCAGCACCGTCCCGGGCGTGGCGCACGCCTGCGGCCACGACGTGCACACCACCGCCCTGCTGGGCGCCGCGCTGGCCCTCGACGAGGTCCACGCCCGCGACCTGCTGCCCGGGCGGGTCCGGCTGTTCTTCCAGCCGGCCGAGGAGGTGATGCCCGGGGGAGCGCTGGACCTGATCGGCCAGGGCGTGCTCGAGGACGTCGAGCAGGTCTTCGCCCTGCACTGCGACCCGGCGGTCGACCTCGGCCAGGTCGGGCTGCGGCTCGGCCCGCTGACCAGCGCCGCCGACAAGGTCGAGGTCCGTCTCGAGGGCCCCGGCGGCCACACCTCGCGCCCGCACCTCACCGGCGACCTCGTCTTCGCGCTCGCCAAGGTGACGACCGAGCTCCCCGCGGTGCTGTCGCGGCGGATGGACCCGCGCTCGGGGGTCAGCGTGGTGTGGGGCGTGGTCGCCGCCGGCTCCGCGCCCAACGTCATCCCCGACCGCGGCCGGGTCTCGGGCACGGTCCGGATCCTCGACGCCGAGGCCTGGGCCGGCTGCGAGCAGATCGTGCGCGACGCGGTGCGCGACGTGGTCGCGCCGTACGGCGTCACCGCCCAGGTCGACTACCTGCGCGGCGTGCCGCCCGTGGTCAACGACCCGCGCGCCAACCACGTGCTGTCGGCGGCGGTCTCGGACGTGCTGGGCGAGGAGGGCCGGGTGGTGGCCGGGCAGAGCATGGGCGGCGAGGACTTCGGCTGGTACCTCGACGAGGTGCCGGGCGCGATGATGCGCCTGGGCACCCGTACCCCGGGCGGGCCCACCTACGACCTGCACCAGGGCAACCTGCGCGTCGACGAGCGCGCCGTCGGGGTCGGGGCGCGGCTGATGGCCCAGACCGCGCTGCGAGCCCACCTCGAGGGTGACCCGACCCTCGTCTGA
- a CDS encoding BMP family lipoprotein yields the protein MRRSSTTLAALFSASILALTACGGGGDDTASDGGSDSDGGSGSGLKVGLAYDVGGRGDQSFNDSAAAGLDRADEEFDLDPQESAAEDGESESAREERLRTFVEAGYDPVIAVGFAYEAAVAKVAEEYPDSNFAIIDSETVEADNVANLVFAEEQGSFLVGAAAALKTETDNVGFIGGVETPLIQKFEAGYVAGAEAVNPDIEVQTTYLTQVPDFSGFADPARGKTAAEGMFDNGADIVYHAAGGSGGGVFEAASESDGLAIGVDSDQYETADPSVQDVIMTSMLKNVDVAVYEYLAAVNEGDFPSGITRYDLAVDGVGYSTSGGQVDDIADQLDEYKQQIIDGEIEVPTAP from the coding sequence TTGCGACGCAGCAGCACCACGCTGGCAGCCCTTTTCTCCGCCAGCATCCTGGCCCTGACCGCGTGCGGCGGTGGCGGTGACGACACCGCCTCCGACGGGGGATCCGACAGCGACGGCGGGTCGGGCTCCGGCCTCAAGGTCGGGCTCGCCTACGACGTGGGCGGCCGTGGCGACCAGTCCTTCAACGACTCCGCGGCGGCCGGTCTCGACCGGGCCGACGAGGAGTTCGACCTCGACCCGCAGGAGTCGGCTGCCGAGGACGGCGAGTCCGAGTCCGCCCGCGAGGAGCGCCTGCGCACCTTCGTCGAGGCCGGCTACGACCCGGTCATCGCCGTCGGCTTCGCCTACGAGGCCGCGGTGGCCAAGGTGGCCGAGGAGTACCCCGACTCCAACTTCGCCATCATCGACAGCGAGACCGTCGAGGCCGACAACGTCGCCAACCTGGTCTTCGCCGAGGAGCAGGGCTCCTTCCTGGTCGGCGCGGCCGCGGCCCTGAAGACCGAGACGGACAACGTCGGCTTCATCGGCGGCGTGGAGACCCCGCTCATCCAGAAGTTCGAGGCCGGCTACGTCGCCGGCGCCGAGGCGGTCAACCCCGACATCGAGGTCCAGACCACCTACCTGACCCAGGTCCCGGACTTCTCCGGCTTCGCCGACCCAGCCCGCGGCAAGACCGCGGCCGAGGGCATGTTCGACAACGGCGCCGACATCGTCTACCACGCGGCCGGCGGCTCCGGCGGCGGCGTGTTCGAGGCGGCCTCGGAGTCGGACGGCCTCGCGATCGGTGTGGACTCCGACCAGTACGAGACGGCCGACCCGTCCGTGCAGGACGTGATCATGACCTCGATGCTGAAGAACGTCGACGTCGCGGTCTACGAGTACCTCGCCGCCGTCAACGAGGGTGACTTCCCCTCGGGCATCACCCGCTACGACCTCGCGGTCGACGGCGTGGGCTACTCCACGTCCGGCGGTCAGGTCGACGACATCGCCGACCAGCTCGACGAGTACAAGCAGCAGATCATCGACGGTGAGATCGAGGTCCCGACCGCACCCTGA
- a CDS encoding ABC transporter ATP-binding protein: protein MTETSSTAPGDPRAPLAVRLRGIGKRFPGVIANDDVNIDVRRGTIHAVVGENGAGKSTLMKILYGVQPPDSGTIEIDGSQVKLSSPADAIKAGVGMVFQHFMLADNLTVLENVVLGAEKQHGIGRKARAEVRRISDAYGLGVDPDALVEDLGVGARQRVEILKVLFRGARTIILDEPTAVLVPQEVDELFDNLRELKREGLAVLFISHKLDEVLSVADEITVIRRGTTVRTVLPADVTSRQLAELMVGSELPSPGVSEKVTSTRVQLAVTGLSLHDAAGRALLDDITFQIRRGEILGIAGVEGNGQAELVEAIMGMRPGATGSIELTDQDLAPMSTLRRREAGIGYIPEDRHRHGLLLDSPLWENRVLGHQSRPPSASGRLIKRGAARADTQRIIDAYDVRTPGTDVPARALSGGNQQKLIVGREMSGDPILLIAAHPTRGVDVGAQAAIWNHIREARAEGLSVLLISADLDELIGLSDRIEVVLRGRLVGEFDPARVTPQQLGSAMTGAGSAA, encoded by the coding sequence GTGACCGAGACGTCCAGCACCGCCCCCGGCGACCCGCGAGCGCCGCTCGCGGTGCGCCTGCGCGGCATCGGCAAGCGCTTCCCGGGGGTGATCGCCAACGACGACGTCAACATCGACGTGCGCCGGGGGACCATCCACGCGGTCGTCGGGGAGAACGGCGCCGGCAAGTCGACGCTGATGAAGATCCTCTACGGCGTCCAGCCGCCCGACTCCGGGACGATCGAGATCGACGGGTCGCAGGTCAAGCTGTCCTCCCCGGCCGACGCGATCAAGGCCGGGGTCGGCATGGTCTTCCAGCACTTCATGCTGGCCGACAACCTGACGGTGCTCGAGAACGTCGTCCTCGGCGCCGAGAAGCAGCACGGCATCGGCCGCAAGGCACGCGCCGAGGTGCGCCGGATCTCCGACGCCTACGGCCTCGGCGTCGACCCCGACGCCCTGGTCGAGGACCTCGGCGTCGGCGCCCGGCAGCGGGTCGAGATCCTCAAGGTCCTCTTCCGCGGCGCGCGCACGATCATCCTCGACGAGCCGACGGCGGTGCTGGTCCCCCAGGAGGTCGACGAGCTCTTCGACAACCTGCGGGAGCTGAAGAGGGAGGGCCTGGCGGTCCTGTTCATCTCGCACAAGCTCGACGAGGTCCTGTCGGTGGCCGACGAGATCACCGTCATCCGGCGAGGCACGACCGTCCGCACGGTGCTCCCCGCCGACGTCACCTCGCGCCAGCTGGCCGAGCTGATGGTCGGCTCCGAGCTGCCGTCCCCCGGGGTCTCGGAGAAGGTGACCTCGACGCGCGTCCAGCTCGCCGTGACCGGGCTGAGCCTGCACGACGCGGCAGGCCGCGCCCTGCTCGACGACATCACCTTCCAGATCCGCCGCGGAGAGATCCTCGGCATCGCCGGGGTCGAGGGCAACGGCCAGGCCGAGCTGGTCGAGGCGATCATGGGCATGCGCCCCGGCGCCACCGGCTCGATCGAGCTCACCGACCAGGACCTCGCGCCGATGTCCACGCTCCGACGACGCGAAGCCGGGATCGGCTACATCCCCGAGGACCGCCACCGGCACGGGCTGCTGCTCGACTCCCCGCTGTGGGAGAACCGCGTGCTGGGCCACCAGTCCCGCCCGCCGAGCGCGTCGGGCCGGCTGATCAAGCGGGGTGCGGCCCGCGCCGACACCCAGCGGATCATCGACGCCTACGACGTGCGGACGCCGGGCACCGACGTGCCGGCGCGGGCGCTGTCCGGCGGCAACCAGCAGAAGCTGATCGTGGGCCGGGAGATGAGCGGCGACCCGATCCTGCTGATCGCCGCCCACCCGACCCGGGGCGTCGACGTCGGCGCGCAGGCCGCCATCTGGAACCACATCCGCGAGGCCCGCGCCGAGGGCCTGTCGGTGCTGCTGATCTCGGCCGACCTCGACGAGCTGATCGGGCTGTCGGACCGGATCGAGGTCGTCCTGCGCGGCCGCCTGGTCGGCGAGTTCGACCCGGCCCGCGTGACGCCGCAGCAGCTCGGCTCCGCCATGACCGGCGCCGGGAGCGCGGCATGA
- a CDS encoding ABC transporter permease: protein MSRVLRALLGLLAPLLALVAAFVITSLVLISAGDPVGEVWSEILQVPETRNLANIINQACVLYLSGLAVAVAFRMNLFNIGVDGQYRIAAFVGAVVAGEAWLPGYLNTALAIVCAMAVGALWAGIAGVLRATRGVSEVISTIMLNFISTSVVAYLLREAAVREEGSNTIGTKEIPEGSRIGSIPLAGSGPGVEIYGFVVLAVLAGVAYWFVMSRTRFGFDLRATGQSTTAAVASGINVRRMTIITMMLSGAVAGLVGLPILFGEAYSYGSTFQSGLGFAGIAIALLGRNNPVGIALAALLFAFLEEQSNPLQILVGVSPEIVAITQGVIVLTVVISYEVVRRFLTRREQSRVARAERPAEPAEPAGPAETQDQETRA, encoded by the coding sequence ATGAGCCGGGTCCTGCGCGCCCTCCTTGGACTCCTCGCGCCGCTGCTCGCCCTGGTCGCCGCCTTCGTGATCACCAGCCTCGTGCTGATCAGCGCCGGTGACCCCGTCGGGGAGGTGTGGTCGGAGATCCTCCAGGTCCCCGAGACCCGCAACCTCGCCAACATCATCAACCAGGCCTGCGTGCTCTACCTCTCCGGCCTGGCCGTCGCGGTCGCGTTCCGGATGAACCTGTTCAACATCGGCGTCGACGGCCAGTACCGGATCGCCGCCTTCGTCGGCGCGGTCGTGGCCGGCGAGGCCTGGCTGCCGGGCTACCTCAACACCGCGCTGGCGATCGTCTGCGCGATGGCGGTCGGTGCCCTGTGGGCCGGCATCGCCGGCGTGCTGCGTGCGACCCGCGGCGTCAGCGAGGTGATCTCCACGATCATGCTGAACTTCATCTCCACCAGCGTCGTGGCCTACCTCCTGCGCGAGGCCGCGGTCCGCGAGGAGGGCAGCAACACGATCGGCACCAAGGAGATCCCCGAGGGCAGCCGGATCGGCTCGATCCCGCTGGCCGGCTCCGGCCCCGGGGTCGAGATCTACGGCTTCGTGGTGCTCGCGGTCCTGGCCGGGGTGGCGTACTGGTTCGTGATGAGCCGCACCCGCTTCGGCTTCGACCTGCGCGCGACCGGGCAGTCGACGACCGCCGCCGTGGCCAGCGGGATCAACGTGCGCCGGATGACCATCATCACGATGATGCTCTCGGGTGCCGTGGCCGGCCTGGTCGGCCTGCCGATCCTGTTCGGCGAGGCCTACAGCTACGGCTCGACCTTCCAGTCCGGGCTCGGCTTCGCCGGCATCGCGATCGCCCTGCTGGGCCGCAACAACCCGGTCGGGATCGCGCTGGCCGCGCTGCTGTTCGCCTTCCTGGAGGAGCAGTCCAACCCGCTGCAGATCCTGGTCGGCGTCTCCCCGGAGATCGTGGCGATCACGCAGGGCGTCATCGTGCTGACCGTCGTCATCTCCTACGAGGTGGTCCGACGCTTCCTCACCCGCCGCGAGCAGAGCCGCGTGGCGAGGGCCGAGCGCCCCGCCGAACCGGCGGAGCCCGCGGGCCCCGCCGAGACCCAGGACCAGGAGACCCGCGCATGA